The following nucleotide sequence is from Deltaproteobacteria bacterium.
AGGGGCGCCGCGGCAGCTGCTCTGGATCCCGGACCAGCTGGTCGACCTGGCGGCGGCGCTCGAGTTCGCGCGCGGCCGGCCCGAGATCGACGCCTCGCGCATCGCCCTGTGGGGCACGTCGTTCGGAGGGGGCCACGTCCTCGTGACGGCGGCCGAGGACCCCGGCGTGCGCGCGGTCATCGCGCAGGTGCCGTTCCTCGACGGACGGGCGGCGATGGAGCTGGAGCGCGAGGACGAGTCCATTGGCCTGGGGCTGCGGGCGATCGCGCACGCCCAGCGCGATCTCGTCCGCTCGTGGCTGGGGTTGCCGGCGCACTACGTCCCGTTCGTCGGTCGGCCCGGAACCATCGCCGTGCTCGCGGGCAAGGAGGCGTGGGACTTCTTCAGCGCGCATGCGCCCGCGGGCTACGAGAACCAAGTCCCGGCGCGCATCCTGATCCGCGCCGACAAGTACCGCCCGGTCAGCCGGGCCCGCGAGGTTCGGGCGGCAGTGCTGCTGCAGATGGCCGAGCGCGACCGCTTCGCGCCCGCCAGCGCGATCGAGGCGGCCGCACGGGAGCTCGGCGAGCGCGCGACGCTGAAGCGCTACCCGA
It contains:
- a CDS encoding acetylxylan esterase; translated protein: MKSGARIARRVLTAVGAAVALFLAYLAIVAVVPGMAVPPQPFGTDTAAVARGDSDAGLGRRRVAFEVNGTPVNGWLYLPDDLAAPVPAVVMANGAGGTVEMAVPEYAARFREAGYAALAFDYRCWGESGGAPRQLLWIPDQLVDLAAALEFARGRPEIDASRIALWGTSFGGGHVLVTAAEDPGVRAVIAQVPFLDGRAAMELEREDESIGLGLRAIAHAQRDLVRSWLGLPAHYVPFVGRPGTIAVLAGKEAWDFFSAHAPAGYENQVPARILIRADKYRPVSRAREVRAAVLLQMAERDRFAPASAIEAAARELGERATLKRYPIGHFEIYAGAAFEQSVADQLAFLDRELGRK